CGCGAAACCATCCCCTTCGCCCGCACCCTCAACCGCATTTACCCGTAGGAAGGAAGTCTCGCCATCCCCATGCAAACCATCCTGAAAAGAGCCGCTATAACCTCGCTGTTCCTCCTTACTCTCACACTTGCGGCACAGGAGAGAGGCACATGGAAGGCCGAGAGCAAAACGGCCCGCTCCATCACCGGGGATCTTATCCTCACGGACGAGAAGCTGACGATCTCCTTTTCCATGATTGCCATGGCGCGCATCCGTGGCCTGCAGCCGGAAGAGATTGGCTCTGTCTTCGACGTGGACAGCAATGAGGCCGGCCGTGGAAGCCTCTACCGCCTCAACATCCCGGCCAGCAAAAAATTCGCACATCACAACAGCCTCTGCGGAGGGGAGGACGTGGAGTGGATGGTCACTTACGTCTCCGGAAAGACGATGCAGGTCGCTTTCTTTGGCAACGTGAAAGTCCCGGTCTTCGATCGCAACAAGATTGCCGACTCAAGCAATCTCTGCGGCACCTTTACTTACGCGAAGTAGCCAGGATACTGCGCGCACCAGCCTTCGCGATCACTTCAAGGCGCCAGGACTGGTACGGTCGGAAAGTGCATCAGCGGTTACGTCTGTCTTGCTTCTGAATCGCCTTGGTTAAGATGCCGGATCGAATCTCGCCAGAACGATCGGCTGATAGTAGCCGCTCTGCCCTGGCATGAGCCACTGCACGTCTTTGAAGCCGGCAGACTCCAGCTCGTTCGTGAGTTCGCTGCGCAGGATGCACCGATATTCAGAGACGAAATGATGGGTCGTCCACGTAGGACGAGATTCCTCGGTAATGTAAAGGTGAACGATATATCGTTCCGCGTCGATCCAGTCCCACACCTGATGAACGATGCGTCGTTCTCCCGCATCCCCATAAAACGCGGGCTGTTGCATGGTGGGTCTTTGATTGAGAAGTTCGTCATAGTCCCGGATGCTCGCGATGAATCGGCCGTTTTGCGCGAGCTTGGAACCGATCGCTCTGAGTGCACGTCGGACCTCGTCGCGGGATAAGTGCGGTAGAGCGTTATCCATTGCGGCTACCACATCGAAGGTGCTTTCCGTAATCTCCGACATCGAGGTCATGTCTGAGACGAGGAAAGAGATATCCACGCCGCGAATTTCAGCTTCCTGCCTGGCACGCGTCACCGCTGCTTCGCTCAGGTCCGATGCCGTCACCGTATGGCCTAACTTTGCGAATCCAATCGCTTGAGTCCCAATACCGCACGCGCAGTCAAGGATCTTGAGAGGTCGGTCAGTGGACTGCACATGCAAGAGAGGATCAAGAACCTTCGCTTGGCGATCAATCGCCCGGTCCCAGTCTTCGAAGATCAAGTGGTAGCGTGCCGCAAGCGATTCGTAGAAGTCCAGAACTTTTTGGTCCAGAACGCCTCCTCGTTTTTTCGGAGTCTGAGAAAACCTATTCGATGCGTTCATCCTATCGTGACGAATAGTTCGGCTCTTCGTGGACCTGTCGAGGCTTCAAGGCAGTGGCTGGTGTTCTTTGCTATAAGGGGAAGTACCCTTCACCCCACAGCACATCCGACACAATGAACCACGGGAACAAATTCAAAGCAGGAGCTTCGAAATGCCGAAATCTCTCGACCGTCTTCAGCCTTGGGGAGCGTCTGTCTTACGCCTTGCACTCGGTCTCTCCATGGCCGTCCATGGCTATCAGAAAGTAGTGCCCCATAACGCGACCGCACACTTCGCGCATTATGTCGTTTCGCTGGGCATGTCCTACTGGCTCGGAGTTGTCTCGGCCTACACGGAGTTTTTCGGTGGAGTCTTTGTACTCCTCGGCCTTCTGACACGCCTCGCGGCGGCATTCATCTGCATCAACATGCTCGTGGCCCTCATCACAGTAGGCATCCACCAGGGCTTCGGCATCTACAACTACATCTTCGCCTTTGTGGCGATTGCCTTTATGCTCGTCGTCAACGGAGCAGGTGCCTTGTCGCTGGACCGCAGGATCGGTCTTTCGTAAGCGGGACTGTCGGAATCAATACACCTAAAATGTTATTCTCTACACATTGAGGTCACGCTGATGCGGACAAACATCGAGATTGACGACGCGCTGATCAAGCAGGTAATGCGTCGCGGTAAGCTGCCCACAAAGCGCGCAGCGGTCGATGCCGCACTCCGGTTGATGAAGCAGGTACAGTCTCAGGCGAAGGT
This genomic stretch from Terriglobus saanensis SP1PR4 harbors:
- a CDS encoding class I SAM-dependent methyltransferase, producing the protein MNASNRFSQTPKKRGGVLDQKVLDFYESLAARYHLIFEDWDRAIDRQAKVLDPLLHVQSTDRPLKILDCACGIGTQAIGFAKLGHTVTASDLSEAAVTRARQEAEIRGVDISFLVSDMTSMSEITESTFDVVAAMDNALPHLSRDEVRRALRAIGSKLAQNGRFIASIRDYDELLNQRPTMQQPAFYGDAGERRIVHQVWDWIDAERYIVHLYITEESRPTWTTHHFVSEYRCILRSELTNELESAGFKDVQWLMPGQSGYYQPIVLARFDPAS
- a CDS encoding DoxX family protein yields the protein MPKSLDRLQPWGASVLRLALGLSMAVHGYQKVVPHNATAHFAHYVVSLGMSYWLGVVSAYTEFFGGVFVLLGLLTRLAAAFICINMLVALITVGIHQGFGIYNYIFAFVAIAFMLVVNGAGALSLDRRIGLS
- a CDS encoding type II toxin-antitoxin system VapB family antitoxin gives rise to the protein MRTNIEIDDALIKQVMRRGKLPTKRAAVDAALRLMKQVQSQAKVQKLWGKIPWEGDLDEMRKSRFPDWPE